CTGCTTCAGGCCGCAAAAATTACCGGAAAAGATATTTTCGTAAACAGCTTCAAAACACCTGTTAATGTTATGGTATCTAATATCGGAGCAACCTCAGCAGATGTCACCTGGGATCCGGTACCTGGCGCGACCAGTTATAACGTGAGATTCAGACCTGTAGGTAACTCTGTATGGGTAATGGCGGTAGTCACTTCCGGAGCTGCTGCTTATCAGATTACCTCTCTTACCCCCTGTACGGCCTACGAAGTTCAGGTTGCTGATGGAAATACCCCTTTTTCAGCTTCTGTATTTTTTTATACAGGGCTTAATTACTGTTCCACAGGATCTACAGATTCAAGTATTATGCATATCTCTAATGTTACAGTCATTCCTTACGGAGGAGTGCCCCAGATGAACAGTTCTTCCGGACCTTCCCAATATACTGATTACCGATATGATTCGTCAAGAAGAGTACAGCTGTCTGTTGGAAGCCCTGTCAATACCCTTGCAGTAGCCTTGGGTTGGACAGCTCCGCAAAGTACAGTAAATGTAACAGCCTGGATAGATTTTAATGCCAATGGAGTTTTTGAAGCCTCTGAAAAAGTGATGACACAGTCTGCTAACTCTTCAACTCCTGCCGTTTCTTCATTTGCGGTTCCTTCTTTGGCTGCAATTACACAATGTGGAGTAACAATGAGAGTGATGGTCAGCCTGACACAGCCTTCAAACGCTTGCGGAACATTCACTTACGGAGAGGTGGAAGATTACGGAGTAAATTTAACCAATACTTCACTGTCTGTCAATGAAAACGTAAAGTCAAATGAATTGAATATGTATCCTAACCCGGCTTCAGACATTCTGAATATCGATGGATTGTCTTCAGATAATGCATCATATGAAATTTATACGGCAACAGGACAAAAAGCAGCTGAAGGGAAAGTCTCAGGAAATACAATTACAATCAGCCGGCTTACAAAAGGAGTCTATTTCCTGCAATTAAAAGACAAAGATCATACAACCCGCCTGAAATTTATAAAGAAATAAGATTTTGTTTAAATTGAAGAATTTTATTTTTAACCCTTAAATTTCTTTAAGGTTTTTAGAATTAAGCCGGGTTTCACGTTAAGATCTTTAGCTTATAAAAAAAATGATTTTTTCTTTAATTCATCTTAACTCTTAAAATCAGCAGTTTCAAAAATGATCTTTGCTTTAGGAAAAATACAAAGAATGTGAATTAAACAACGATTTGAATGTAATACAAAAAATCAAATTTAGGAATTTATCACATACTCTTAACAGAACCCTAATGGTTTAAAAAATAAAAACAGCACTGAAATTCAGTGCTGTTCTTTATCTTGGCAAGGATTCTCCTCATTAAA
This region of Chryseobacterium vaccae genomic DNA includes:
- a CDS encoding GEVED domain-containing protein, which translates into the protein MRKKLLFMLLLSTGTMLLQAAKITGKDIFVNSFKTPVNVMVSNIGATSADVTWDPVPGATSYNVRFRPVGNSVWVMAVVTSGAAAYQITSLTPCTAYEVQVADGNTPFSASVFFYTGLNYCSTGSTDSSIMHISNVTVIPYGGVPQMNSSSGPSQYTDYRYDSSRRVQLSVGSPVNTLAVALGWTAPQSTVNVTAWIDFNANGVFEASEKVMTQSANSSTPAVSSFAVPSLAAITQCGVTMRVMVSLTQPSNACGTFTYGEVEDYGVNLTNTSLSVNENVKSNELNMYPNPASDILNIDGLSSDNASYEIYTATGQKAAEGKVSGNTITISRLTKGVYFLQLKDKDHTTRLKFIKK